In one Desulfobaculum bizertense DSM 18034 genomic region, the following are encoded:
- a CDS encoding PD40 domain-containing protein, giving the protein MKRFRILCTVLCLVLCLTGTAFASQSMTIDINGPGQNRVNMTLAEPFIFSGSTPDVARSFSQLVEQNLGLLPFIQVVPASSILGGAQLKGVTRDDIDFHRFQVSRVDMVATAGWRPDPAGGSRLECRVYESFGSRLLVGKAYAGVNRANVARVADLFCEAFMKALTGRSGFFSSTLAFTKTSGKKGQRNIWTVTPQGRNLRQVTFMDGASSSPSWSPDGRFLAFAHHSNHEHTLGLWDSRNNRIFMSKVPGTTIGGTAFTSQGNVVIALTRGNMEIFELTRDLTRIKKTLVQNWAIDVSPDFSADGKTLAFASDRFGNPHIFTRDMATGKISRVTYDGKYNTSPSLSPDGKMVVFSRRTDEGHRIFVHEIDTGRERQLTFGPGSDEEPAFSPDGYFICFASNRSGKYQLYLTTRHGAEPKRIPTGNGDATQPAFGPRSR; this is encoded by the coding sequence ACATGACCCTTGCCGAGCCGTTTATCTTTTCTGGCTCGACTCCAGATGTTGCCCGCAGCTTTTCGCAGCTCGTTGAGCAAAATCTCGGCCTCCTGCCTTTTATTCAGGTGGTCCCCGCATCCAGTATTCTCGGTGGTGCGCAGCTCAAGGGTGTGACTCGTGACGACATTGACTTTCACCGTTTTCAGGTGAGTCGGGTCGACATGGTCGCGACCGCTGGGTGGCGTCCTGATCCGGCTGGTGGAAGCCGTCTTGAATGTCGCGTGTATGAGAGCTTTGGTTCCCGCCTTCTTGTCGGCAAGGCCTATGCCGGTGTAAACCGGGCCAATGTTGCCCGTGTTGCAGATCTTTTTTGTGAGGCGTTTATGAAGGCCCTCACTGGACGCAGTGGCTTCTTTAGTTCCACCCTCGCGTTCACCAAGACAAGCGGCAAGAAAGGACAGCGCAATATTTGGACTGTGACTCCGCAGGGGCGAAACCTGCGGCAGGTGACCTTTATGGACGGCGCAAGCAGCAGCCCCTCATGGTCTCCTGATGGTCGCTTTCTCGCCTTTGCCCATCACAGCAATCATGAGCACACGCTTGGCTTATGGGATTCGCGGAACAACAGAATTTTCATGAGCAAGGTTCCCGGTACAACGATCGGAGGCACCGCCTTTACCAGTCAGGGGAATGTTGTCATTGCCCTCACTCGCGGCAACATGGAAATTTTTGAGCTGACCCGGGATTTGACCCGAATTAAAAAAACGCTCGTCCAGAACTGGGCGATTGACGTTTCTCCTGATTTTTCCGCCGATGGCAAGACTCTCGCCTTTGCCTCAGACCGCTTTGGCAACCCACATATTTTCACTCGGGACATGGCTACGGGTAAAATTTCTCGCGTTACGTACGATGGGAAGTATAATACAAGTCCGTCGCTCAGCCCTGATGGGAAGATGGTTGTCTTTTCTCGGCGTACTGACGAAGGTCATCGGATTTTTGTCCACGAAATCGACACCGGACGCGAAAGGCAGCTGACCTTTGGCCCCGGAAGTGACGAAGAACCTGCATTCTCCCCGGATGGGTATTTTATTTGCTTTGCGTCTAATCGCTCCGGGAAGTATCAGTTATATTTGACAACGCGACATGGTGCTGAACCAAAACGCATTCCAACTGGAAATGGGGATGCAACACAGCCCGCTTTCGGCCCAAGGTCTCGTTAG